One Dermochelys coriacea isolate rDerCor1 chromosome 21, rDerCor1.pri.v4, whole genome shotgun sequence genomic window carries:
- the C21H6orf132 gene encoding uncharacterized protein C6orf132 homolog, translated as MKKNQSVQGTFSKLFGKKHANNISLYATNPPWIFTQEVTSEGKGGPGDVVELYYEDNRVTTVTDSGTATLKPRPRVRPLLTFMPLNTQETHGVVVPTPSVPEGFEEKASLGLRPQINGSYRMYKSVGDLRPKAFERDYLDNDIPPPPSMAPPPPPPSMTPPPPPMEIPLPPLCTAPPPPPPLPPPLPPTAASPRSVVPPLLSSSTLSSPSPLFPPDFIPPAPPLAFLVPPAPPLPPPAPPVLHTPTSNGVSKWKSETVLNMRQTDAREDASASSLTVPTPPASRRKEESPTKSIPEPHLTFPRSLKVPPAAPVRTSSISMEEKDSCEEDGPISRQPRTRPPLPPSFTIRPAAKVHLAGEAEQKSTLDRQIVTKPVRQITEPASPRPGSDCGKGTNFNSHQSSLSEAANVPLEKAEKDLGPKSELPAAEEEPDEPSPDYTSSDDDWKEPSNLNRLKQELSVLLSSSSKREERQLDKSITARPTNSITDHASNDRFSSVGSKQAKPTLKDPQLPAGGESERKEKIPTNSLTTKENSSSVFSAPGNKPTSTQANSVMKFRNELEALLSPTKEGKPPTGVTNHRHSPCTNRVTLNSGSSQTNSGDSRLSKPVANQLPPTAASVEVEKMQEDPKTPIALTSNKTLEKLNPVPGYLLSDHIRKSPDPPQKPKDQLFVLASSSLSSREATSPTQTSGPHTDFSLVQYKTHRAKTSSTDSVSSLTPFQTVEEGPVSTNKHDAERGTNLCSAEKPGVPSQPSSSSMNADQEDDDALIHPVTGEKVEKGSPMALLLAAKQRAQRGRQSASRQNSYLSKKHPLKPSEKSSSGSSSQSGSGLTNFYFSESKPYSFVVVPKSPQKASPALLKGKQHDGMVTPEGKALGFSEPGQRAYKPLSFSSTSEQSQSMQKTSAGEFQSLSKPERFGASSLVQGLLESSHLRLQDLPPKPDLPLYALSSPPSSLPKEEEENGEKFDYEIIPPPPEFSNDSNRVEDASSNVAESCRDPSFPDYSQPWERQQNIRRPSYSYGNSYALPSKMAPDSSTRTSGFSQHYPGGSYSTGPPVCHPDSRPLIKKRLYVSEPDRSYTRTSTSSRNVSTPVTYGHNIVGYGSQAAEGMCWVSSTHRSTPSSTQGRRMSLDPPGKTMSYSNTMNNAKYKGQNGDYSGASAAATSRPTQGNPEYSSPVNTFTVRPGTRQPISYTHQGSHR; from the exons ATGAAGAAGAATCAGTCTGTGCAGGGGACGTTTAGCAAACTCTTTGGGAAGAAACATGCCAACAACATCTCCCTCTATGCCACAAATCCACCCTGGATCTTCACACAAGAGGTCACTTCTGAGGGCAAAGGTGGTCCTG GCGATGTTGTTGAACTGTACTATGAGGATAATCGTGTTACTACAGTGACTGATTCTGGAACAGCAACGCTTAAGCCTCGGCCAAGAGTCCGACCATTACTGACATTCATGCCCCTT AACACCCAGGAGACACATGGAGTGGTTGTGCCAACCCCTTCTGTGCCAGAGGGCTTTGAAGAAAAAGCATCTCTAG GCCTTAGGCCCCAAATCAATGGAAGCTACAGAATGTACAAGTCAGTTGGAGACCTGCGGCCAAAAGCTTTTGAGAGAGACTATCTGGACAATGATATTCCTCCACCTCCTTCaatggccccacccccacctccaccctccatgacacccccacccccaccgatGGAAATACCACTGCCTCCGTTGTGCACGGCACCTCCTCCACCACCGCCACTGCCACCACCACTACCTCCAACAGCAGCATCTCCGCGATCCGTGGTGCCACCTCTGCTTTCGTCTTCAACCTTATCCTCTCCCAGCCCACTGTTCCCTCCGGATTTCATTCCTCCAGCACCTCCACTTGCCTTTTTGGTGCCTCCGGCACCTCCTCTGCCACCTCCAGCACCTCCCGTGCTTCATACTCCCACCTCGAACGGTGTCTCCAAGTGGAAATCGGAAACTGTTCTGAACATGAGGCAGACAGACGCCAGGGAAGATGCTAGCGCCTCCTCTCTCActgtccccactccaccagcCTCTCGCCGGAAAGAAGAGTCGCCGACCAAGTCCATCCCAGAACCTCACCTAACTTTCCCCAGATCATTAAAAGTCCCTCCCGCTGCCCCGGTGAGAACTTCATCCATTTCCATGGAAGAAAAAGATTCCTGTGAGGAAGATGGGCCTATTTCCAGGCAGCCTCGCACCCGCCCCCCCCTTCCGCCGAGCTTTACCATAAGACCTGCAGCAAAAGTGCACTTAGCTGGAGAAGCTGAGCAGAAATCTACCTTGGATAGGCAGATAGTAACAAAGCCTGTCAGACAAATCACAGAACCTGCGAGCCCAAGACCAGGGTCAGACTGTGGCAAAGGGACTAATTTTAATAGCCATCAGTCCTCCTTGTCAGAGGCAGCAAATGTCCCGCTGGAGAAAGCTGAAAAGGACTTGGGTCCAAAATCTGAGCTTCCTGCTGCAGAGGAGGAACCGGATGAGCCCTCTCCAGACTACACCTCATCTGATGATGACTGGAAGGAACCCAGTAATCTAAACAGGCTGAAGCAAGAACTGTCAGTCCTGCTCTCCTCTTCTTCGAAaagggaggagagacagctagATAAATCCATAACTGCCAGACCTACCAACAGTATTACTGATCATGCTAGCAATGATAGGTTTAGCTCTGTTGGGTCAAAACAAGCTAAACCTACTTTGAAGGATCCACAGttaccagcagggggggaaagTGAGAGGAAAGAGAAGATACCTACTAATTCACTCACTACAAAAGAGAACTCTTCCTCCGTTTTCTCTGCTCCAGGAAATAAACCCACCAGCACGCAAGCAAACAGTGTTATGAAATTCAGGAACGAGCTAGAAGCACTACTCTCCCCAACAAAGGAAGGTAAACCACCAACAGGAGTTACAAATCACAGACACAGTCCATGCACAAACAGAGTTACCTTGAATTCTGGAAGCAGCCAGACAAATTCTGGTGACTCCAGGCTGTCAAAACCTGTAGCCAATCAGCTCCCACCCACAGcagcttcagtggaagttgagaaGATGCAGGAGGATCCTAAGACTCCCATTGCCCTCACCAGTAATAAGACTTTGGAGAAATTAAATCCTGTTCCAGGATACCTGCTGTCTGACCACATTCGGAAGTCTCCAGACCCACCTCAGAAACCAAAGGACCAACTCTTTGTTCTAGCCTCCTCTTCACTCTCCTCTAGGGAGGCTACCTCTCCCACACAAACCTCTGGGCCACACACAGACTTTTCTCTTGTCCAATACAAGACCCATCGGGCCAAGACTAGCTCCACAGACAGTGTGTCCTCTCTGACCCCCTTCCAAACTGTGGAGGAGGGGCCAGTCAGTACAAACAAACATGATGCAGAAAGAGGCACAAACCTGTGTTCGGCTGAGAAGCCAGGGGTGCCTtcacagccatcctcttcctccatgAATGCAGACCAGGAGGATGACGATGCCCTGATCCACCCTGTCACAGGAGAAAAGGTGGAGAAAGGCTCTCCAATGGCTCTCCTCCTGGCCGCAAAACAGCGGGCCCAAAGAGGCAGGCAATCTGCCTCCCGCCAGAACAGTTATTTGTCCAAAAAGCACCCCCTTAAGCCATCCGAGAAATCCAGTagcggcagcagcagccagtcAGGAAGTGGCTTGACCAACTTCTACTTCAGTGAATCCAAGCCCTACTCTTTTGTGGTGGTACCAAAGTCTCCACAGAAGGCATCCCCTGCCCTGTTGAAGGGCAAGCAGCATGACGGGATGGTCACACCTGAAGGCAAGGCACTGGGCTTCTCGGAACCAGGACAGAGGGCCTACAAACCACTGTCGTTCTCCAGCACTTCTGAGCAAAGCCAGAGCATGCAGAAAACTAGCGCTGGGGAGTTCCAGAGCCTTTCCAAGCCAGAGAGGTTTGGTGCCTCCAGTTTAGTTCAAGGCCTCTTGGAGTCCAGCCACTTGAGACTGCAAGACCTGCCCCCCAAACCTGACCTTCCCCTGTATGCTCTCTCTTCACCTCCTAGCTCCTTgcccaaggaggaggaagagaatggaGAGAAGTTTGACTACGAGATCATCCCACCACCACCAGAGTTCAGCAATGACTCCAACAGGGTCGAGGATGCTTCTTCAAATGTGGCAGAGAGCTGCAGAGACCCCAGTTTCCCAGATTACAGCCAACCCTGGGAAAGGCAGCAGAATATCCGACGCCCAAGCTACAGCTATGGTAACAGTTACGCCCTGCCCTCCAAAATGGCCCCAGACAGCAGCACGAGGACTAGCGGCTTCAGTCAACATTACCCAGGTGGCAGTTACTCCACTGGCCCTCCTGTCTGCCACCCAGACAGCCGCCCGCTGATCAAGAAACGCCTGTACGTGTCTGAACCCGACAGGTCCTACACGAGAACATCCACATCCTCCAGGAACGTTAGCACACCCGTGACCTATGGCCACAACATAGTGGGGTATGGCTCCCAGGCTGCGGAGGGGATGTGCTGGGTCAGCTCCACCCACAGGAGTACCCCCAGCAGCACGCAGGGCAGGCGGATGTCACTGGACCCCCCTGGGAAAACTATGTCCTATAGCAACACCATGAACAACGCCAAGTATAAAGGGCAGAATGGGGACTACTCTGGAGCCAGTGCAGCAGCAACCAGTAG GCCTACCCAGGGCAACCCAGAGTACAGTTCTCCTGTGAACACCTTCACTGTCAGGCCTGGGACACGGCAACCGATTTCCTACACGCACCAAGGTAGCCATCGATAA